One segment of Leptospirillum ferrooxidans C2-3 DNA contains the following:
- a CDS encoding phosphatase PAP2 family protein, protein MRYSLDRRYLMRGALFLALFAVWSALVDKGILRPMDLAVARAFHDRMPEFMAWFFGLVCRTGNVEFSLPIWIVILVWIIRGKKSGMGDKTLTAFVLTGFFLAGSILEHVMKRVLFQPLPFLSRDPLDAYLHPVISIRTPYSYPSGHTLRAFMLLSLVALWLYGKKDGPRTLAYVAIWSSIIAVGVNAIGWHWSSDVIGSLLFVGGAHFLSRSISLGGKVQGGGSLESV, encoded by the coding sequence TTGAGATACTCCCTCGACCGGCGATATCTGATGCGGGGGGCTCTTTTTCTGGCGCTTTTTGCCGTCTGGTCCGCCCTTGTTGACAAGGGGATTCTAAGGCCGATGGATCTGGCAGTTGCCAGAGCGTTTCACGACAGGATGCCGGAATTCATGGCCTGGTTTTTTGGTCTGGTTTGCCGCACGGGCAATGTCGAATTTTCGCTGCCCATCTGGATCGTCATTCTCGTTTGGATCATCCGCGGGAAAAAATCCGGAATGGGCGACAAGACTCTGACGGCATTTGTGCTGACGGGATTCTTTTTGGCGGGAAGCATCCTGGAGCATGTCATGAAGCGCGTTCTTTTCCAGCCCCTTCCGTTTCTTTCCAGAGACCCCCTCGATGCCTATCTCCATCCTGTCATCAGCATCAGGACACCCTATTCATACCCTTCTGGCCATACACTCCGGGCATTTATGCTCCTCTCCCTGGTTGCCCTGTGGCTTTACGGGAAAAAGGACGGACCCCGGACACTCGCATATGTTGCGATATGGTCCTCGATCATTGCTGTCGGGGTGAATGCGATCGGTTGGCACTGGAGCTCCGATGTGATCGGATCCCTGCTGTTTGTGGGAGGCGCGCATTTCCTGTCCCGTTCCATTTCCCTTGGTGGAAAGGTTCAGGGGGGAGGATCTTTGGAGTCTGTGTGA
- a CDS encoding YkgJ family cysteine cluster protein has translation MSEHPEETGADPKFWEEGPTLQIGHPVFMNYRREEFHPPFALMEEMIARLESIENEGSRLPENPEWAKKALRSIYALVDELGSQIASGMSCNAGCSACCRVMVSTSSVEAALMIDRLSVEPEDRKESWMEIVRDRNARLKELAAKTSPPADLSTFEGLLATCEDWEKENLPCPFLGEGNLCSIYEDRPLLCRVCWVLTDPEDCNPGAGPPVKFRTKVFEKAYFVVRDISRRHLKNGSVSPIPWWLESH, from the coding sequence ATGAGTGAACATCCGGAAGAAACAGGTGCTGATCCGAAATTCTGGGAGGAAGGGCCAACGCTTCAGATCGGCCACCCTGTCTTCATGAATTATCGGAGGGAGGAGTTCCATCCCCCTTTTGCGCTCATGGAGGAGATGATTGCCCGGCTTGAGTCGATCGAGAATGAGGGGAGTCGCTTGCCGGAAAATCCCGAATGGGCCAAAAAGGCTTTACGGTCGATCTATGCTCTGGTCGATGAACTCGGCAGCCAGATTGCCTCCGGCATGTCCTGCAATGCGGGATGCTCGGCATGCTGCAGGGTGATGGTGTCGACCTCCAGCGTTGAGGCAGCCCTGATGATCGATCGGCTTTCTGTCGAGCCAGAGGACAGGAAAGAGAGCTGGATGGAGATTGTCCGGGATCGAAATGCCAGGTTGAAGGAACTGGCCGCAAAGACCAGTCCTCCTGCGGATCTTTCAACATTTGAAGGCCTTTTGGCGACTTGTGAAGACTGGGAGAAGGAGAATCTCCCCTGTCCCTTTCTGGGAGAGGGAAATCTCTGCTCCATCTATGAGGACCGTCCTCTTCTGTGCCGGGTGTGCTGGGTTCTGACCGATCCTGAAGACTGCAATCCTGGTGCGGGTCCTCCGGTCAAGTTCCGGACAAAAGTGTTTGAAAAAGCCTATTTTGTGGTTCGGGACATATCTCGCCGTCATCTGAAAAATGGATCGGTGAGCCCCATTCCCTGGTGGCTGGAGTCTCATTGA